The stretch of DNA ACCCTTTTAACACTTTTGTTTCAGTGTCCCCTTTACCAAAATTTTTCACTAAATCTTGAATGATTAAACTCATACTTGTCCACCTCCAATGGCTTCAATAGGATCGATTTTAAATACGCGTAGAAGTGATAACAACGCCCCTAGTATTGCAACAACGATAAAGATGACAACCACTAACAACATCAGTGTACTATTAATGAAAAACGGCATTGTGACTGGCAATATCGCAGCCAATCCGGCAATCATTCCCAAAGCAATAACGACCCCTAGTAGTGTTACGAATAAAATTTGGAACAACAAACTCCATAATAAATGTGACGTTTTCATACCAATCGCTTTTAAAATCCCGATTTCTCCAGTTTTTTGAATGGTCATCACATAGAAAAACGCAGTCAAAACAATCGCTGTAATTAAAAACAAACTTACAATCATCATATTCAAAGGGGCTTGTTCAGCTTGATAGCTCGGAATCGCATTGGTTAAATCTTGTTTACTCACCACTTCTATACCTGAAATGGCTTTAATTTGATTGATTTGCGCATTTGTCACATGGTCTAAAAAATAAAGTGATGTCGCCTCATGTTGACCAGAAATCGTCTTCAGTCCTGCTTCAGACACCATCGCTATATTCGTATGTGCATACATCGCATCATCAAAAAACCCGACTACTTTCAATGGTACGTTTTGATTCCCCGCCTTAACTTCATCACCGATTTGAATCCCTTCTCCAGCTAACTTCTGATTCAAAGTGACTTCGTTGCGATTTTGAGGCAATGTTCCGACCTTTAAAGTAGGTCTTTCCGTGTCAGGCATATGGGCAAACAATACATCTCCCTTTTTCTCTTTATATTGAAGTGTCGACAACGCGACCTTTAATGGTTTGACATCTACATGTTGCTGGATGTCTTGCTGTGTTTTTTCATTGATATTCGATTTTTCCAACTGTTGGTCTACACCTTTTTGTATTACGAAATGTTCCGACTTAAAACCATCAATTAAAGAAACATTTTCTCGTGCTAACCCTTGTGCCAAGCCTGTTATAAACAGCACCATACTTGCGAGTAAAATGACAATCAATGTAATCAGTAAATACTTAAATTTATAAAACTTTAGCTCATTGAGTGCAATTTTCATCTCTCATCCGCCCTTTCAACTTATCATGGCCCTATCATAACTCGGGTTTATGAACGGAATATGAACACATCTCAATGAATCAATTTTTTTGATCATCGCTTTGATGATTGATGGAATAAAAGATTGCAACTTGATATAAAAACATTTATGATAGCGTCAACTACAGTATGATTTCACTTCATCATCTTGTGTGAATAGAAAAGTCAAGGAGGCCGATATGTATGACCGTCACATGTTTAATCGTTGATGATGATCCAGAAATTTTAAAATATGTTGAAATGCATCTCAAGCGCAAAGGCTATCATGCCCCCACTGTTAAAAGTGCCGAAGCCGCTTTGACCTATCTCGAAAAACATGTCATTGATATTGCCATTGTCGACGTCATGATGGAGGGTTTAGACGGCTTTGAACTGTGCGAAACATTAAAGCACGATTATGGTTATCCTGTCATTATGTTGACAGCCAGAGATGCATTGAGTGACAAAGAACGTGCTTTTTTGGCTGGAACGGATGACTACCTGACTAAACCCTTTGAAGTCGCTGAGCTTATTTTTCGTATCCAAGCGGTGCTCAGACGTTATCAAATTGAGTCAACAACACAACTCACACTTGGAAACTTAACCATTGATCAAACCCAACTCGAAGTCAAAGTGGACACAAAAGGATGATCTTACCGAATAAAGAGTTTGAATTACTCAGTTTACTCGTGGCTATGACGAATACTAGATGTCTTATCCGAACAAGCGCGAACAACTGATTGAAAAAATTTGGGGACTTGATTACGAAGGAGATGAACGTACAGTGGATGTACATATTAAGCGATTAAGAACACGATTAAAAAAATTAGGGGCTCAAGTTCAAATCGAAACGGTTCGTGGCATTGGGTACAAGGTGACAGACAATGCTTAAATCACTCTATTCAAGGTTTGCGATTTATACGCTCACGGTCATGGTCATCAGTGCGTTACTCAGTTTTGAAATTTCAAATATTTATTATCATTTTCAATTGAAAGGTGCCAACGATGCGAAAGTCATGGCGACTTTAAAACGGGCACAATCCTATAAAGAAGCCCAATCTGATCGCGACTTTTCACGATTTCTCACATTGTTAGGTGATTTGAATTACCAAGTGGTCGCTTTTGACAAAACGGGGCATCCACATTATTATGGTCAACCATTTAGAAAACAAAATTTAAGTCCGTCAGCTGTTCAACACGTACTGTCCGGTCAAGATTACCATGGCATTGCTGAACGCCCTTTTCATCCTTTCATCACTGGATTTTTTGACAATGAAACCCGGAATACAGTGGGCGTTAAATTTGAGACTTCAAATGGAAACTATGCTGTATTTGTGCGACCAGATATCGGCCAAGCCTTTGCAGAATTCCGTATCTTTTTACTCGTCTTACTTATACTCCTCATCACCATTTCTATTTTATTAGTCACTTGGTCAACCTATGCTTTAGTGAAACCTGTTAAACAACTCAAACAAGCAACGGAACGTTTAATGACAGGAGACTTTACAACGCCTATTGCCATCACACGGCGTGATGAAC from Staphylococcus lutrae encodes:
- a CDS encoding ABC transporter permease is translated as MKIALNELKFYKFKYLLITLIVILLASMVLFITGLAQGLARENVSLIDGFKSEHFVIQKGVDQQLEKSNINEKTQQDIQQHVDVKPLKVALSTLQYKEKKGDVLFAHMPDTERPTLKVGTLPQNRNEVTLNQKLAGEGIQIGDEVKAGNQNVPLKVVGFFDDAMYAHTNIAMVSEAGLKTISGQHEATSLYFLDHVTNAQINQIKAISGIEVVSKQDLTNAIPSYQAEQAPLNMMIVSLFLITAIVLTAFFYVMTIQKTGEIGILKAIGMKTSHLLWSLLFQILFVTLLGVVIALGMIAGLAAILPVTMPFFINSTLMLLVVVIFIVVAILGALLSLLRVFKIDPIEAIGGGQV